One genomic region from Chthonomonas calidirosea T49 encodes:
- a CDS encoding ASCH domain-containing protein, with amino-acid sequence MYALNFYSEYYEEALRTGRKTVTIRLGDKTDKYKAGMIVWVTIGPRFGKRQKLFTAILDRVEVKTIDALSPREIQKENPEFRSVDDVVALLRRIYSSDISVEDTVTVVHFSPIEEYPLPT; translated from the coding sequence ATGTATGCGCTCAACTTCTATTCTGAGTACTATGAGGAGGCTTTACGTACCGGTCGTAAAACAGTAACGATTCGTCTTGGAGATAAGACCGATAAGTACAAAGCCGGAATGATCGTTTGGGTGACGATAGGCCCGCGTTTTGGCAAGCGTCAAAAGCTCTTCACTGCCATATTGGATAGAGTTGAGGTAAAGACGATAGATGCTCTCTCCCCAAGGGAGATTCAAAAGGAGAACCCAGAGTTTCGCTCTGTGGACGATGTTGTGGCGCTTCTTAGGCGCATCTATTCGAGCGACATCTCCGTCGAAGACACGGTGACGGTGGTGCACTTTTCACCGATAGAAGAGTACCCGCTACCTACTTAA
- a CDS encoding glycoside hydrolase family 44 protein has product MSSRKRSAAQKQLLSRRALITGAIGGFVAPLALQIRPRSQGPTLQVNVLMNRHPINPHIYGINEYGVDPDLAKEIRLPATRWGGDATTRYNWQVDASNAGADWFFMAGNGKDNPVPGQSSDEYVQKALSIGASPIITIPIIQYINKVSQWDCSFPVSIFGPQQAVNPYVHPIVNGKQTDAGNGIRPDGSLITLTTDQILRIHIVNTPDFQKTWIRHLVQKFGTAAHGGVPIYQMDNEPFGWSNTHRDVHPQQPTYTEIVERTIPFAKAVKEIDPTAKVLGPGDFGYAAYRGSPEKNPGNLWNVQYYLQALHQASEQAGVRLLDYLDEHYYPTKDDGLPNDDNDPAVQAWRLRATRSLWDPTYVEKDWIGKYFGPIALIPSMKKWVGQFFPGCKISITEYNFGALNTLNGALAQADVLGIFGREGLDLATLWGSPKASDPGAYAFRIYRNYDGKGSAYGDIWVHSVSANQDQLAVYGAQRLKDHALTLVVINKTADDLTSPLQLTGFYPKSTAEVYRYSGANLQAIKRQPNLAVSHNGFQTTYPANSITLIVLHPKE; this is encoded by the coding sequence ATGTCTTCACGAAAACGTTCCGCTGCTCAAAAGCAACTGCTTTCACGACGAGCTTTGATTACCGGTGCCATCGGTGGGTTCGTCGCACCTCTCGCCCTTCAGATCCGCCCTCGCTCTCAAGGACCGACCCTACAGGTCAACGTGCTGATGAACCGACATCCCATCAATCCGCATATCTACGGCATCAACGAATATGGCGTTGACCCCGACCTTGCTAAAGAGATCAGACTGCCGGCAACCCGATGGGGTGGAGACGCCACCACCCGGTATAACTGGCAGGTAGATGCCTCAAATGCTGGTGCAGATTGGTTCTTCATGGCCGGTAACGGTAAAGACAATCCCGTGCCGGGTCAATCCTCCGATGAGTACGTACAAAAGGCGCTCTCAATAGGAGCAAGCCCCATCATCACCATCCCTATCATCCAGTATATCAATAAAGTTTCCCAGTGGGACTGCTCTTTCCCGGTCTCCATCTTCGGCCCGCAACAAGCGGTCAATCCCTACGTCCATCCTATCGTCAACGGAAAACAGACCGACGCCGGCAACGGCATTCGCCCCGATGGAAGTCTGATTACCTTAACCACCGACCAGATCTTGCGCATTCACATTGTTAACACCCCCGACTTCCAGAAAACGTGGATACGACACCTCGTTCAAAAGTTCGGTACCGCTGCACATGGAGGAGTACCGATCTACCAAATGGATAACGAGCCGTTTGGATGGTCGAACACTCATCGCGATGTCCATCCTCAGCAGCCTACCTACACCGAGATCGTCGAAAGAACGATTCCCTTTGCAAAAGCTGTGAAAGAGATAGATCCAACAGCCAAGGTTCTTGGCCCGGGGGATTTCGGCTATGCGGCCTACCGAGGATCACCCGAGAAGAATCCAGGCAATCTCTGGAACGTCCAGTACTATCTGCAGGCGTTGCATCAGGCCTCGGAACAAGCCGGTGTGCGCTTGCTCGACTACCTCGATGAGCATTACTATCCTACAAAAGATGATGGACTTCCTAACGACGACAACGATCCCGCAGTCCAGGCATGGCGCCTGCGCGCTACACGATCGCTTTGGGATCCTACCTACGTGGAAAAAGACTGGATAGGAAAGTACTTCGGACCTATTGCGCTCATTCCCTCTATGAAGAAGTGGGTAGGCCAGTTCTTTCCAGGATGTAAAATCTCCATCACCGAGTATAACTTTGGTGCTCTCAACACCCTCAACGGGGCACTAGCACAAGCAGATGTGCTCGGCATTTTTGGGCGCGAAGGATTAGATCTCGCCACACTATGGGGCTCCCCTAAAGCATCGGACCCCGGTGCCTATGCTTTTCGTATCTACCGCAACTACGACGGAAAGGGCAGTGCCTATGGAGATATATGGGTACATTCTGTTAGTGCTAACCAAGATCAGCTTGCCGTCTATGGAGCCCAGCGTTTGAAGGACCATGCTTTGACGCTAGTGGTCATCAATAAGACAGCAGATGATTTAACCAGTCCACTTCAACTCACCGGCTTTTACCCCAAAAGCACAGCGGAAGTCTATCGCTACAGCGGTGCCAATCTGCAGGCCATCAAGCGCCAGCCTAATCTCGCTGTTTCCCATAATGGCTTCCAGACCACCTATCCCGCTAACTCTATAACGCTCATCGTACTTCATCCTAAAGAGTAA